In Buchnera aphidicola (Aphis nasturtii), the genomic stretch ATCTCTAATTGATGAGGTATTATTAAAAAATGCATTGTTAATAAAAAATGCAAAAAAAATATGCTAAAATAAAATCTACAAAAACTTATATTAAATAAATATTTAATATTTTTACCATAAAAAAATTTTATATCTTTTTTTAATTTTTTTTCTTGATTATTTTGGTTTGTATAAGAAGGAACTATAAAAAGAACAATTAAAATACAAATAATTGAAAATATAGAAGAAAACCAAAAAATAAACGAAAAACCAAATTTCTCAATAACCAATGAACCAAAAAGAATCGAAATTAAAAAAGAGACAGCAAAACTTGCACCTATAGCAGAAATAGATTTAATACGATTTTCTTTTCTTATTAGATCAGATAATAATGCGATAGAAACACCAGAAATAGCTCCAGAACCTTGTACAGCTCTTCCAACTATCAATCCCCAAATAGAATTTGTATTTGCAGCTATAATACTACCGATTAAAAAAACACAAAGACCGAATATAATAATTTTTTTCCGACCAAATTTATCAGATAAAATACCAAATGGAATTTGAAATATCATTTGAGAAAAAGCATAAACACTAACAGATAATCCAATTAAGAATTTGTTTCCGTCATTTAAATCCAATCCATATTTACTTAATACTGGAAGAATACCAAAAACACCTAACATACGTAATAAAAAAATAATACAAAAACTTAATGTTACTTGTAATTCAAAAAAATTCATTTTATAATTATTCATTTTACACCAAATATTTTTAAAAAAAATTTTATATTATAAAAAATTATGTTATTGAAAAAAAATACCAAAAAATATCTAAATTACGAAGCAATAGAAAAAGATTTAGAAGGATATCTAAAAAATAATAAAGATTGGAATGTTTTTCTCGCAGAAGAAATTGCAAAACAAGAAAAAATTATACTTACCAAAAGTCATTGGGAAATAATATATTTTATAAGAAAATTTTATTTTAAATATAATATCGCGCCATCTATGCGAATGTTAATATGTGGAA encodes the following:
- a CDS encoding MFS transporter, with amino-acid sequence MNNYKMNFFELQVTLSFCIIFLLRMLGVFGILPVLSKYGLDLNDGNKFLIGLSVSVYAFSQMIFQIPFGILSDKFGRKKIIIFGLCVFLIGSIIAANTNSIWGLIVGRAVQGSGAISGVSIALLSDLIRKENRIKSISAIGASFAVSFLISILFGSLVIEKFGFSFIFWFSSIFSIICILIVLFIVPSYTNQNNQEKKLKKDIKFFYGKNIKYLFNISFCRFYFSIFFLHFLLTMHFLIIPHQLEISGLILNYHWIVYLTTIVISFFILYLIIFYAKFNAHLKNIIEICVFLIFLSSLFLFFLYNHVIYLILSLQIFFIAFNILEVFLPSFLSQNISINDYQGNIYKGSIMSIYSTSQYLGISLGGILNGWLYTFLHISHIFLFEVFLVFIWFIFNCFCRK
- a CDS encoding TusE/DsrC/DsvC family sulfur relay protein — translated: MKKNTKKYLNYEAIEKDLEGYLKNNKDWNVFLAEEIAKQEKIILTKSHWEIIYFIRKFYFKYNIAPSMRMLICGIKKKLGKKIHSVYLFQLFPKGPAKQASKIAGIPKPSQCL